Sequence from the Ziziphus jujuba cultivar Dongzao chromosome 9, ASM3175591v1 genome:
ttatatttatatggataAAGATAAACCACATGTTGTATACCAAATATacttttagcccaaaaaaaaaaaaaaaaaaaaatgttatataccACTAATCTGTTTCTCCAATTTCTCTCTGgttttctctaattatttttatgctCTCTCTCCATTCTTTTCTTCCTTATATTTTGTCATTTACTTGTTTAACATATTACATATCACAAATTGATTCAATTACTTATTCATGCTTAGGTTCTATATTTCAACCGAACAAATAAAATGGATTCACTATTccaatatattcttttttggtTTCATTTCATCAATTATTCTCATTGCTCCAACTAAGTGTGCCCAAAATGGTTTGATCTATTTTAGTTTAAGGAACATGACCAATAATGAAAACTGTTGATTCTTATTTTCCACTTTGTGAACTGTTTCATGCTTGGAAGCTATTGCAAAGGCATTTCAATTTTACCTGCCTCTGGCAATGTTACAAGTTATTAGTGTTCGCTGAATGTATGTATTTGTTTCATGCTTCAATTTACTCCTCCTTGACAGGATTCTGTGAAGCACCAAACACGGTTTTGCAAAAACCAGCAAAGGTTGTCCTATCGAGCATGGAAGTTGTTGCGCAATCAATGGGATTTAAAACACATATTCGCAATTACAAGGTAAAATCTCTGGAGTTTTGTCGTATTTCTCTTACTTTTTCATTTATGAAGCTCTGTTCCTCTCTTTCTGGAATTCCATGTTGTTTCTTCCAACGTTCTGTAACGAGCCTTTGCTTATGAAGTTTTGTTCGTATTAGTGCATTGTTATTGTACACAATTTTCCTGGAAAATTCTGTGTCTAGTACTTACAGAGGTTTTTGAAATTATGTCAAATTTCAGATGAGAGTGGAAGGTCTTTCAGCTAACAAGACATCTCATTTTTCTGTTATCCTGGAAGTAAGATTtgcatatttctccatattgaCGCTTACATGGCATCTCTTAATAATTTGATCAGCTGATTTTAGTatctttattttggatgaagatatTCGAAGTTGCTCCTACATTCTTCATGGTAGACATTCAGAAAGCAGCTGGAGATGTTGCTGATTATCTCAAggttagttttcaaaaatgctAACGCTGCGGTTAATACACATTATATTAGCAAGACTTGTATCCGACTGCCTTagctattatattatatattagattctttttttctttctctcttttcttttttgttttttcataaatttagttAAGGATTCATTTCTACATCTTGCagttttacaaaaatttcgttaGCAATCTTGAAGATATCATCTGGAAACCACCTAATGAATCAAGCAAATCAAGGATCTCTAAGAACCGGAGTAAGAGGCGCTGATTTTTACTTGTAACATCTTCATTCAGTAATGAATTACTACTTGCTGAAGTTCAATGTGTTTTGAAAAAGGCTTTACTTTCAAGGGTGATCTCAGCATGAGATTGTAATTTACAGTTTTCCCAACCATCCCTCAAACCTCCATCCCTGTTAACATCCCAATCCCAACaggaaatcaaaaaatatatatatatatatatatatatatatatatatatatatttatatatgtatatatatataaatactcatacatacatacatacatacatacatacatacatacatatatatataggagtatAATATGTGATAGAACAAgattattacatataatttttgtgttatttttatgtatattttttttttgtctgtgTCTCTATCCTTGTACAAGATTATTACAATGCTTGCTCGAAATGAAGGACTGTAGAAATTGTTGAGCAGAATAAATGCAACTTGCACAGAGCCAATGCTTCGTGGCATGTTTGTCTTGATGAACCGGAAATACTCCGGAATACTTGTGGGTGTTTCGTGCTAATAAAGATAATATCACTGcgttaattatattataagctTGTTTTTGTTATAAAATCTTAGTAGTTAATAGATAACAAATATgtgaaattattatcaatatatatatatatatatatatagttcgttATACCACTGTTTTAGACAAAggtttttaacaaataatttggACTCTTTATTAATCTAATCTAAtggtatatatttgatattttaagtatatatatatctacgaacattttcaatggttttttttattggagTTTATGTGACATTGATTTTAGAAAGTGTTCATGCTTATGtggtattttttctatttaatagataatgttttaaataatttattttcaataggTTCTGTTTAAAATGTTCTTTAAtgttaatatgtaattttttattttaaaattatatctaattaaaaaaaaaaaaaacaaaagcccaAGCATGAGTtacttttcttttaacaaaaagttaataaaaataaataaaatattaacttaacTTGTCTAACAGAGCTTACAAAAGTAAATAGTAttctttataatttcttttgttaACACATAAGCTTGACAGAACTAATGCACAGAACCATTaaagaagatttttttaaaattttatatatttatctgatgtggtaaaaaatttttaaatgaacaaaATCATTGTACAGAGCCATTTGAGATACTCtaaacacctttttttttttttttttatctatctaatacttaaataatttaatgctatcataaaaatatttatctttcctAATTAGGCTCCCAAGAAGTTTTTCCCTCTTCAAGCCtcaattatatttgattttcaattctatataCATCCAAATTAAAAATCAGCCTTAAAatgattacattttttttttctaatgttaaaaaggattatatatatatatatatacatatatatttactttctagaacaaataaaatgttaaataacaattataattaaatggtTCAtactacattaattttttttttttttggaaaaaaagtaCTACCTTAAAATTTTCCTTCAATTTCTCTATCAATTTTTACtcttatgttttttaaaaattagattctATATtatcaaatagaattttaaatttaaaatgcaaaGTCTAGGTACTGAATctttaaatttaacatttaCTTTCATATATCCATAATATCTACAAATGTAATATATAATGACCGCAATTTCAAGTTAAAATATTTGTCATATTTgagcttagtttttttttttttcttttttttttttctttttttttttttacttaaaaaattttaaatttgatgtgtatatggaaaaaaaaaaaattgtcatatcaggaaaatttaaatttaaattttccgaTATCTTTGCTATTGTTAACGCCATTTAAATCTGTTGAAGGCAAAAGGTCATTGACTTATCaagtatattttatgtttatgtggtttttatttatttattttttgttctataaAATGTGGTTTAAATTACaccaatagttttttttttctttttgaatttttttttttaaagtgatcTATTCtaaggaaaataattttcttgtcGGAATTAAGAACCACAGTTTGGAtttgaggaaagagaaaaatagtTAAAGTTTAATGAGGAAaaagatataatatttttacaacattaattatttaattaaaatggtGTTcggatataaatataaagtatttgaatatgtatataagaaattcaaaaatttttataaaagtgAAAGATATACCATTATTAGCCCAATTAATAGTCTTCTTGGACTTGATGTTTCCAAGCATAATCTTATAATGTGTTATAGTTTCAAATTTGACTTCATCTTTGGCATGGATTTCAGCTTCGGCCTGGATTCCAATTGTAATTCCAGCTTGGATCTTGACTTCAAATTCAATTTGGACATCAATTTCAACTTTAACTGTGACTTCAACTTCAACTTGGATTCCAATTTCAACTCCACCTATGGCCTGCTTGGACCTAGACTTTAGCTTCAAGTTTGTCTTCAATTTCAACTCCAGCTTCAACTCTGGTTTCAACTTGGAATTCGGCCTAGAATTCATCTTTGACTTCAAGTTGGATTTCGGCTTGGATTTGGCTACAACTTCAATTTCAACTCTGGCTTCAAATTCGGATTCAACTTCAACTTGGATTGGACTTTAGTTATTTCAACCAGATGGTGACCCCAAACTTGAACAACTTGATTCTCGACTGGTAGAACTGATTTGCATTACTTGTAAGTAAGTGACAGGACATGAGAAAATAGAATTCTATATTGGGCcatgagaaaacaaaagaaaataaatagaacgttattaataaaagaaattcaactaataaaaaagaattggaAATGACATAGGAAAAGcaagataaaatataaataacaactaaatgaaagctataaaataattaagttaaGGACAGAACTAAAGAAAATTTTACTGAAGCATATTGAAAAAAGAAGTTGATGGGTATCTGAGTGTGAGTGGTTCTTGAATTGGTACCTTCCACCCCTTCATATAGCCTCCACCCAAAGCTTGTTAAtagtgataaaaataaaataaaaatgataggcTAAATTTTAAATCATGCAGAGTTATccaatatctatatattttataccaATTTATAATTGTAGACAAATACCCATAAATCTACATTGATTATTTTCACTTCACTCCAactataatttcataaaacttATCAAGATAGCTCCCAAACTTTATTtcttatattgataaaaataatattttatgattcaAACACACGTAATAATTGAAGTTGTAAAGATAACATGGCAAATTGCATAAAATACGTTGTTTGTAATAATTGGTAAGTTACAAGAATGAAATGGAGGGttgcataaaatattttctcCTAAAGATAAATAAACCATGAATGAAGTCTATTCATGATATGAAAAggaagatgtatatatatatatatatatatattatcaacgACAACAATTTCGGTTTACGTTCGACGTAATAACTAAAAGTTGTAAAGATGACATGGCAGGCTGCATAAGATACTTTCTCCTAAAGATAAATAGACAATGAATGATGATCATTCATGATATcaaacagaatatatatatatatatatatattataaattacaaCAATTATCCTCCAATCCGATGTCTCCAACCCACAGTTTTGGAGATGTAGATGTAAATGGCATATCAATTAAGCCAATGTTATTTGATAACATGAAAAAgaagattaattaataaatcacGTAAAAATTACGATATATATAGCATGTTTACAAGTTTTTGAAGAATGTTAGCAGTTTTTCCCTAGTTTTCATAGAAGACCGCCAAAATCCCCACAAGAGCATCGTCCATTGACAATTTTGTGAAGCCGCTTGCTGTCTCGTATGGTTATTTCCCTATCTGTCAGTAATGAAATAATCTTTACAAAGTTATGGCAATCCCTGCACATTATTACATTCTTCATCACCCTTATTGGTGCAGCACTAGGAGTGTTCAATAACCCAAATGCAACTGCTAACTTCTCACTATGATAATgtgcagaagaagaagacgatgtTTTTTCCTCATCCTCATCTGTTACCATCAAAGTTTCTAGCGATTCATATCCAAGACTCTTTGCTTCGTCAATCAAATTCTCCAAAGATTTGTAAATATCAACATTTTGAGGATGAGATTTGTCATTGGGTTTAAATGAATAAACCTTGCCTTTGATGCTTATCCAGCTCCAATCCTTTAGTTTTCCGAGTTTCTCTtctttcatcaattttttaacCCTTGAAACATCTTTCCATCTCCCTGCTGAGAGGTACATGTTCAACAACAAGACGTAAGTCTCAATATCTTTTGGTTTTAGCTTCAGTAACTGTTCGGCAGCATAAAAGCCCAGTTCTAAATTCCCATGACTTCTGCACCCTGCAATCAGGATTGACCATATAAACTCACTGGGCTCAATATCCATTTTTTCGATAAAATTGAAAGCTTCGTCTAGCCGACCCAATCTCACAAACATATCAATTAGGCAAGCAAAATGATCCATCACGGGCTTAATTTTATATTCCTTTTGCATCATCTCAAAGTAACTGAGTGCTTCATCTACCATTCCAGCATGACTACAAGCCGATAGAACACCCACAAAAGTAATCTGGTTTGGTCTAACTCCAGCAAATCTCATATCCTCAAAGAGCTGTAATGCTTGTTGAGTCTTGCCATGTTGTGCAAGCCCCGTGATCATAGAAGTCCATGATATCAAAGTTCTTGTAGACATCTCAAGAAAAGCTTTACTTGCTTTCTCAATGCTTCCACATTTATTGTACATATTAATTAGTGCAGTTCCAACAACAACATCTGAGAGAAACCCAGTTTTAATGGTCTGAGCATGAATTTGTTCCCCCTGTTCTAAAGCCACCAAACTACTACAAACAGTTAAGATACTAGAGAAGGTGAAGAGATCTGGTTTCATGTCTGAGCGATTCAATTTCGAGAAAATGTTGAGTGCCTCATTTCCACTTTGATATGCTGAAAGATCGTTCCCTTCAAGATCCATCATTTGGGCATATCCTGCAATCATTGCATTCCACGTAATCAAGCTGACAGTTTCCATTCCCTCAAACAGTGTCTGAGCCTCTTTAACCTGCCCGCATTTGAGGTATAAATAcattatagaattttttatggGCAAAATTGACTCATAGCCAAGTTTGATGCTTAATGAGTGAACCTGTGTACCTACACCCAATGTCAGCATTACACAACACAGGCTCAAAACACTAGTTAGGGTAAACTCATTGGGTTCAACATCTTCAGAAAGCATCTCACTGAAAAATTGTAAACCCCTTGCAGCTTCACCATTGTCACCACAAGCAGATATAATTCCAGTCCACGAGATCACGTTCTTTTCCCTGATCTTCATAAAAGCTTTAACAGAAGATTCCAAGTCTCTACACTTAGCATACAAAGTACAAAGGGAGTTACCGATACTAGTGTCGAAGTCAATCCGGTACTTGATAATGTAGGCATGGATTTGTTCACCCACTTTGATGGAATGCAATGAAGTGCAAGCATTTAAAGCAATTCCTAGAGTGTAGTTTGTAGGATAGGTACCCGCCTTCAACATTTCTAGAAAAACTTGGATGGCAAGCTCTGGCTTCAAATTATGTACATAACCCGTCATCAAAGTTGTCCATGCAACAACATTTCTGCTAGGCAAATTGTCAAAAACCTTGCGAGCATTTTCCATGGTTCCGCATTTCACATAGACATTGACAAGGAACGTCGATACAAATAAATCTCCATGGCTTCCAGTCTTTATGATGTGGGCATGCACCATTTGAGCTTCTGCAGCTGAATTCTTATCAATGCATTCTTGCAAGAGGCTGACATAATATGTCGATTCGACAGTAGAATTCTCTTTCATCATAGAGAGTGCTTCTCGGAAGTCCAGAGACTTTGGTTCAGAAGTTCCATCCAAATGGGTGGCTACATAACTTCTCTGATAGGAAACATTTGAGCTCTGAGATTCCAAATAGTCCATGCAGAGAAGACATACTTATCAATgccaaaaaaacataacaaactagAAAAGCACTAAATTTAATCATATGAAATGTTGAACTTCAAAGTTTCCAAGCTAATTTGTAAAAAGCAAAACTGAAGTTGGATTAGCCCTATAAAGCTAGATAACCACAAACTCTTTTGAAgcatatatttatgtgtatatatatggtttccAATACAACAATTAGTTTGTTCGaccaaaataaattgaaaagaaaaaacatgtaTTTCCATAAAGTAGATATTTATAAGAGTTAAGAGAAAAAACACAGAATTTGAGAAGGATAGGCAGAGTGGGTATGGAGTATATACCTTAtcagtgggaagaaaagatgagGGTTGTTTTCTGAAATCGGAGTCGAGCTTGAGGGTGCCATTGACAGCAACTGAAGGCAAAGAAGAAGCCATGAAAGAAAGAAACGCCTTTGGAGGGGTCGTTCAAAACACTCGCATTTCTTCGGCTCTCTGTTTTCTAattctatctttattttatctgtTTCCGTTTGCACTTGTGGAGTGAAGCAACCCTCGtcttatttatatgtttatttacctgaaaatgatttattattattattattattattattattatcaatttatttatttatttattattattatggaaaggttttaaaagtttaaaatatccaatatttttttaataaaagttcaaacaaagtttaaaaaagtcaaaatatgaaaatataggaAATTTTTATCTCAAATAAAAAGggacaaaaattttcatttaaatttttgatatttttataaattttttatcaaatatttacatcaatttataaaattggaATAGTTTCATATTAGTCAGTTGAAAGTATCAGCTCTGGTGTCTT
This genomic interval carries:
- the LOC107427123 gene encoding putative pentatricopeptide repeat-containing protein At5g52630 isoform X1, translated to MASSLPSVAVNGTLKLDSDFRKQPSSFLPTDKSSNVSYQRSYVATHLDGTSEPKSLDFREALSMMKENSTVESTYYVSLLQECIDKNSAAEAQMVHAHIIKTGSHGDLFVSTFLVNVYVKCGTMENARKVFDNLPSRNVVAWTTLMTGYVHNLKPELAIQVFLEMLKAGTYPTNYTLGIALNACTSLHSIKVGEQIHAYIIKYRIDFDTSIGNSLCTLYAKCRDLESSVKAFMKIREKNVISWTGIISACGDNGEAARGLQFFSEMLSEDVEPNEFTLTSVLSLCCVMLTLGVGTQVHSLSIKLGYESILPIKNSIMYLYLKCGQVKEAQTLFEGMETVSLITWNAMIAGYAQMMDLEGNDLSAYQSGNEALNIFSKLNRSDMKPDLFTFSSILTVCSSLVALEQGEQIHAQTIKTGFLSDVVVGTALINMYNKCGSIEKASKAFLEMSTRTLISWTSMITGLAQHGKTQQALQLFEDMRFAGVRPNQITFVGVLSACSHAGMVDEALSYFEMMQKEYKIKPVMDHFACLIDMFVRLGRLDEAFNFIEKMDIEPSEFIWSILIAGCRSHGNLELGFYAAEQLLKLKPKDIETYVLLLNMYLSAGRWKDVSRVKKLMKEEKLGKLKDWSWISIKGKVYSFKPNDKSHPQNVDIYKSLENLIDEAKSLGYESLETLMVTDEDEEKTSSSSSAHYHSEKLAVAFGLLNTPSAAPIRVMKNVIMCRDCHNFVKIISLLTDREITIRDSKRLHKIVNGRCSCGDFGGLL
- the LOC112492961 gene encoding CBL-interacting serine/threonine-protein kinase 8-like isoform X1, producing the protein MKTVDSYFPLCELFHAWKLLQRHFNFTCLWQCYKLLVFAECMYLFHASIYSSLTGFCEAPNTVLQKPAKVVLSSMEVVAQSMGFKTHIRNYKMRVEGLSANKTSHFSVILEIFEVAPTFFMVDIQKAAGDVADYLKFYKNFVSNLEDIIWKPPNESSKSRISKNRSKRR
- the LOC112492961 gene encoding CBL-interacting serine/threonine-protein kinase 8-like isoform X2, translating into MTTLATGFCEAPNTVLQKPAKVVLSSMEVVAQSMGFKTHIRNYKMRVEGLSANKTSHFSVILEIFEVAPTFFMVDIQKAAGDVADYLKFYKNFVSNLEDIIWKPPNESSKSRISKNRSKRR
- the LOC107427123 gene encoding putative pentatricopeptide repeat-containing protein At5g52630 isoform X2, whose product is MASSLPSVAVNGTLKLDSDFRKQPSSFLPTDKRSYVATHLDGTSEPKSLDFREALSMMKENSTVESTYYVSLLQECIDKNSAAEAQMVHAHIIKTGSHGDLFVSTFLVNVYVKCGTMENARKVFDNLPSRNVVAWTTLMTGYVHNLKPELAIQVFLEMLKAGTYPTNYTLGIALNACTSLHSIKVGEQIHAYIIKYRIDFDTSIGNSLCTLYAKCRDLESSVKAFMKIREKNVISWTGIISACGDNGEAARGLQFFSEMLSEDVEPNEFTLTSVLSLCCVMLTLGVGTQVHSLSIKLGYESILPIKNSIMYLYLKCGQVKEAQTLFEGMETVSLITWNAMIAGYAQMMDLEGNDLSAYQSGNEALNIFSKLNRSDMKPDLFTFSSILTVCSSLVALEQGEQIHAQTIKTGFLSDVVVGTALINMYNKCGSIEKASKAFLEMSTRTLISWTSMITGLAQHGKTQQALQLFEDMRFAGVRPNQITFVGVLSACSHAGMVDEALSYFEMMQKEYKIKPVMDHFACLIDMFVRLGRLDEAFNFIEKMDIEPSEFIWSILIAGCRSHGNLELGFYAAEQLLKLKPKDIETYVLLLNMYLSAGRWKDVSRVKKLMKEEKLGKLKDWSWISIKGKVYSFKPNDKSHPQNVDIYKSLENLIDEAKSLGYESLETLMVTDEDEEKTSSSSSAHYHSEKLAVAFGLLNTPSAAPIRVMKNVIMCRDCHNFVKIISLLTDREITIRDSKRLHKIVNGRCSCGDFGGLL